Proteins encoded in a region of the Deltaproteobacteria bacterium genome:
- the cydB gene encoding cytochrome d ubiquinol oxidase subunit II — protein sequence MMLQDIWFFLWGLLWAVYFITDGFDLGIGVLLPFLGKDEDQKRTMQAAMGPLWDGNEVWLLTAGGVTFAAFPMVYAVMFSSLYSALMLILFALILRGVSLEFRSKLESPGWRRLWDTCLFLGSLLPAILFGAAFANIFRGIPFDQNGVYQGNLFTLLNPYGLLGGILFLLLFLVHGTAWLAIKSSGEFQEKAYTAGKKLWPFLLIAAVLFLGATYFSTTLYQNYFKNPVLFLVILITVLALLGTRIFLGSQSPWKAWFSSALTIIGATFFGVIGLYPKMFPSSLNPANNLTAHNASSSPLTLKIMLIVALIFVPIVLIYQIWTYVLFKGKITEEDLTYEDTY from the coding sequence ATGATGCTGCAGGATATATGGTTTTTTTTATGGGGGCTCTTGTGGGCCGTCTATTTTATAACCGACGGTTTTGATCTGGGGATAGGCGTCTTACTGCCATTTCTTGGGAAGGATGAGGATCAAAAGAGGACCATGCAAGCCGCAATGGGTCCCTTATGGGATGGTAATGAAGTCTGGCTTTTAACCGCCGGCGGGGTTACCTTTGCGGCTTTCCCTATGGTTTATGCGGTCATGTTCAGTTCCCTCTATTCCGCTTTGATGCTCATCCTTTTTGCCCTGATCCTTCGGGGGGTATCCTTGGAATTCCGGAGCAAACTGGAAAGTCCCGGCTGGCGCCGACTCTGGGATACCTGCCTGTTTCTGGGAAGTCTGTTGCCGGCCATCCTCTTCGGCGCTGCTTTTGCCAATATATTTCGAGGCATTCCTTTCGACCAAAATGGCGTCTATCAGGGAAACCTCTTTACCTTGCTCAACCCTTACGGCCTATTGGGCGGGATCCTTTTTCTTCTTCTCTTTCTGGTCCACGGCACCGCCTGGCTGGCCATCAAGAGCAGTGGGGAATTTCAGGAAAAAGCCTATACGGCCGGGAAAAAATTATGGCCCTTTCTCTTGATCGCGGCCGTTCTCTTTTTGGGTGCCACCTATTTCTCAACCACCCTTTATCAAAATTATTTCAAAAATCCCGTTCTCTTTCTGGTCATCCTGATAACCGTCCTGGCCCTGCTGGGAACCAGGATTTTTCTGGGTTCCCAAAGTCCCTGGAAGGCCTGGTTTTCATCGGCTTTGACCATCATAGGAGCTACCTTTTTTGGAGTCATTGGGCTCTACCCGAAAATGTTTCCCTCCAGTCTGAATCCGGCCAATAATTTAACGGCCCATAACGCTTCATCCAGTCCTTTGACTTTAAAAATCATGCTGATCGTGGCCCTGATTTTTGTCCCCATAGTCCTGATCTATCAAATCTGGACTTATGTGTTGTTTAAAGGGAAAATTACCGAGGAGGATTTAACTTATGAAGATACCTATTAA